The nucleotide sequence AGCGGCAAGCCCGAATGAACCCGGCGAACAAAAGCCGCAAGGGCAGGGAAGTGGCAACGGGCAAGGCCAGAGGCCAGGACAGGGTGGAAATTATCAGCAAAACGGGCAACGGCCAAAACCTAACGGTCCGCGGCCAGATAGACCGCAGCCGCAAAAGCTGCAAAACCCACAGCCTTCAGCCCAGCAGCAACCGCAAGCTCAGCTTCAACCTGCCACCGCGGCCGATAATAACACCCTCCAGCCTACTCAAGACGTCCCACCAGCACCTGTCGATGCTTCAGGACCGGCCATGCAGCCTCAGCAGCAGGCCGATACCAACGCAAATAATGGCCCAGCTAAAAAACGACGTCGTTCACGTAATCGCTCGCGCGGCAACGGTAATGGCGGCGGTGATTCGTCAAACGGCGGCAGCACACCACGCAGTGTTACTATACCACCGCGTACAAGCTCAAACGAAACCGAAATTAGATTACGCTAGAACCCCCGGTACCGGCATTTAAAGAATGGTTGCTGTGATAGGAGCCATTCTTTTTATGTGTCAGCCGTTTGTAAAATAATCGAACAAAATTAGAACATCTGTTATTAATAAACCTGAATGGCGGGCGCTAAATATCAAAGTAATTAAACTATGGAAACGAAATGACCAAAAAACTTGATTATGGATACGTACATATCAATCCCGGAATACACAAGGAGAGCACAATGGAGAAGAGCAACTAGCGAAAAAAGAAGGCCGTACCAATCAGCGAAATGTTCGGATCAATGCAACTAGAAAGTAGTAGATAGTGATATAGACTTAATGTCGTACAATATATCTTTTACGACATTAACGAAGTAACCTAAAGATGGGTTGTGGCACCACTCCTTAAGTGGGGGAGGTTCCCCAAAAGCACTTCCTGTCGTTTTCGTATCATTTGTTTTATCTTTTTTGTCCCCGTTATAAGCAAGTTTTGATCGGCTGGATGGGCCTTATGGATCAGCTCCTCACAACTCGCTGTTATCCATGCCTTAAGCCTGATGTTGTTTTTTCATGATTATTTGACATTTTCACGGCTTGTCTTAAAAATATATTTTTTATTAGTTTTCCACATCCCCTGCTCTCCCACTCTCCTATTCTAAAATTTGCTTTTTGTGAAAATAATATCTTTGCTATGTTTTTTAGACAAAACAGCGCTAGTTTATTCATTAGAACAAAAATAGAACATAGAGTAGAGTAGAAGGCTAGCGGTAGAAAGCCTTCCCTGCTACCCGCACATCAATATACTTTGGTGTTATATTTCGCGGCTTCATATAGGCGATAGCCAATCGTGCGTCCTCTACTTGGGCTGCCGGGTCGCGATCGATGTGCAACTTGAGGGTATACCCCTTCCCCTTCAAACCAATCGAAACAGTCCTGGTGGTACCCGCTGGCATTACTACCTCAGACACCGTGCCGATACCAGAATCATTTACCAGTATCACAACCCGCCCAACAAAGCCCAAGAAGCGCTGAGAGGCAATGGCGGCACCACTCGCCCCAAGCGTTAAGCCGGTGTCATCCTTAATTTTCACGCTAGGCTCGTTGAACATATTCCTCTCAAAAGATACGCCGTTGCCATCAACATAATACTGCTTTGGCGCCACCCGCCAACTGACCACCGGCACGCGTAAACCAATCGTAAAGCCGCTGCTCCCAATCGCTGCGTCGTTATCAAGCTGAATGGTCGCAACTTCTGGATGTTTTTTTTGCACATACCCGGACAGTTGCTCTTGGTTTAGGGCAAAGGCTAAGCGCTCAAAGGGCCGTTCGCGAAGATACTGCTGAATAGCTTCAGCATACTCTGGGGAATTAATTGCTTTGATTGGCTTGGGAGTATAGCCATGAATAACCACCCGAGCCGTAAATTGTGTGAGTAGCCAATAAATACTAGCGGCCAGGCATAAAATAATCGCCAGCCCCGATAACAATTTACGGCGACGAGCGCGCAGCTCATGCTCTTGTAGTCGCGGCGATTTTAGTTGAGCTTTTTGTTCGCTGGCAACTTTTACTTCCGATGAAACACTGCCGGTAATGGTGCGGCTACGTCGAAAAGTATACTCATCTTGTCCTTGCATGAGTTTTGGCTGTCTGACTGGCTCCGAAGACCGTCTGCGCCGCGGAGTATCAGTGTTTTGTTTGCTACGAAAAAGCCCCAAAGTGACTCCTTAGCTCCTTTTAGTTTAGCGCCTATGTTTTTTAGCTGTCTTAATAATAACACTTGCGCTTTTTTTTGCAGCATCTGGTCGTGCAAATGAATGTATAGCGGCCGCTAGTTGTTGTCGCTTGTCTGGGCTTTCAAGCAGCGCACTGATCGCATCGAATAAAATTTCCGGGTAATCAGCCATGGCTGGTTCATCAAGCACTATGGCGGCCCCTGCGCGCTCAAACACGGCGGCATTTTTTAGCTGATGTCCGCCGGTTAAAAACCCATTAGGAATAATGATGGTCGGTGCCGCGCTGGCCGCGAGCTCCTGTAGGGTGTTCGCCCCTGCTCGGGTAATCACTACATCAGCTGCTCCGAATAATTGCGGCATGCCTTCAGATACAAAGCCAAACACTTTGTAAGCGCTGTCTTTGGGCGCTCGCTGTTTTACCATTTCGACGTCTCGCGCGCCGGCAATATGTACCACGCTGGCTATGCCCTTCAACATCGGTGCAATCGCTAATAACGCTTGGTTTATGCGGAGCGCACCCAACCCCCCGCCGGTTACTACTAATAGCGGTAGGTCTGGGTCGAGATGTAGCTCCTTTTTAATACGCCGTTTATCGTCATCGTTTCGGGGGTAAAATTCGGCATCAACCGGAATGCCTACATATTCGGCGCGTTCTGAAGAATATGAGTAATTTTCTAACGGCGCACCCGTTAAAATACGTGAGGCATAGCGGGCAAGCACCCTATTTGTGAGCCCCGGAAGCGTATCTGAATCGTGAATAATTAGCGGAATGCGTAATATGTGCGCCGCAAAACCGACGGGCAAGCAAACAAACCCCCCCTTCATAAACACGACATCTGGCCGCCAAAATAGCATTCTGGTAAAACTTTGGATAAAACCGACCAGAATTTTAAACACATCAGTGGTATTTTTTATTACCGTTGGTAAATCGAGTGCTTGCCGCCACAGCGACACCCCGTGATAGCGCCGTAATTTACCGGCTACCACTGTTTTGACCGTCACTTCCACCAGCACATGCTTCATGATGTTTCGCGCCTGCTGGCCGAAGCGTTTATCGCACCAAAACTGTACCTCAACGTCTCGTTGCTGGGTCTTCAGTTCGTTAATAACGGCTGCTACTGGCGTGACGTGTCCGCCCGACCCCCCGCCGACCGTAAGAATTTTCATTATCATCTCCTTTGTCTTTTACATGCGACGTGTAGCGCGACACCTGAAATACCAACCCCAGCGCCATCATAATAAATAGCAAGCTGGTACCGCCAAAACTAAGCAGCGGTAGCGTAACGCCCGTCAGCGGAAAAATGCCAATCATCGCGCCAATATTCACCACCGTATGTGTCCCGACCCAACCAAATACACCAGCCGCCAACAACTTCATCGGTGGATCATGCAGCCGATCGGTTATCATGAGGATTCTTAGTAACAATACCACGAATAACGCCAGTGTTGCCACCAGCCCGACAAACCCAAACACCTCCCCCATCACCGCAAAGATTGAGTCGTTGACCGCCTCTGGTAAATAACCAAACGCCTGCACCCCTTGGCCTAGCCCTACGCCAAACAATCCCCCACTGCCAATAGCAATTTTGGCCTGACGAATATGGTAGCTCGAATCGCGGGTATCGCGCGAAGGATCAAGAAAAGTCGCCACCCGCTCTAGCCTATGCGGCGCTATGATAATCATCACCACGCTCAAAGCCAGCAGCGCCCCACCAACTAATAATCCGTTGCGCCTATTGAGGCCCGCCATAAATAGCATAGTTATCACCAATCCGAACACTGCAATGCCTGTCCCCATATCCTTTTGCAGTACCACAATAAAGAAAGCTGCAAGCCCGACAATCACCCCAAGTGGAATAAGCGTATCTGATAGACTATTCACCTTCCCTTGGGCCATTTTTCGCCCCAAAAAACCAGCCAAAAACAAAAGTAGGCCAAATTTCACCAACTCGGCGGGCTGAAAGGTACCGAAACCGACATCGAACCAACGACAAGCACCAGATGTACAGAGCGCCGGCCAAATCTCTAAGGCACCGGTTATCGCCAGCAACACGCAGGCCGCAAAACTAAGGAGGAGAATTTTACTGGCGTATTTTTGCCAAATCCGCAGCGGTACCGAAGCCGCCACCGCAAAGCCCACCAGCCCCGCCAGCAGGTAAAGCAGTTGGCGCTGCATAAAGTGCGCTTGGTCGAGCGAGCTGCCCGAAGTATTAATAAATTCCACCCGAGCGGTGCTAATTGAATACAGCACCACCAAACCGAGCAGCATTAGCACTCCCATAAAAAGAATAATCTGGTAATCTGGCCGATGCCGCCGAACTAAAGTTGTGGCGGTTTGCTTTGCTTTTTCAAGCCGCTGCCGCATTACTTAATATGACCTCCGGCTAGCGCCATCAATAAGCCAATGCTGCCGAGCACTTGCGCAATCACCCAAAATCGCATGGTCACTTTGGTTTCTGGCCAGCCCTTGGCTTCTAAATGATGATGCAACGGCGCCGACAGAAAAATCTTTCGTTTCAACACTTTTTTACTGAGAATTTGCACCAAGCTCGAGCCAGCTTCAAGCACAAACAATAGCCCAATCACCGGCAGCAAGAACAGTGTATCGGTGAGCATAGCCACTACCCCAAGTGCCGTCCCCAGCGCAAACGAGCCGACATCGCCCATAAAAAAGCGCGCTGGATAAATATTAAACCACAAATAACTCAAAAGCGCGCCGAGCACCGTGAAACAAAAGCCGGCAATCCCAAAATTGCCCTGCAGCAGCGCAATAATTGCAAATACAGCGTACGACGTCGCCAGCAGCCCCCCAGCGAGCCCGTCGAGACCGTCACTAATATTTACCGCGTTGCTGGTGGCTACCACCGCAAATACAAACAGTGGCACAATTAACACACCTAAGAAAATATCGCCAATAAACGGCACATGAACTTCGGTATAGCCAAGTTTTGTAAAGAAAAACCAGGCCAGCGCTAGGGCAACCAGCGTAATCATCAAGAACTTCATGCTTGAGCGCAAACCCTTTACTCCACCGCCGAGGCCACGAATATTAATAATATCGTCAAGCAGCCCCACTAACCCACCACCAACCAATGCTGCCAGCGGTAACCACGTCTGCTGACGGTCAAGATTACCAAGTAAAGTGATCGCGCCGATGGCTGCCACCGTGACAATACCCGCCATTGTGGGTATGTGCCGCTTAAATTTATCGGCGTGCAGCTTTGTAAACACCTTGAGCTGCTCACCAGTAGTAGAAGTGCTACGCTGTTGTTTCCAAAACTTATAGCGGTAGGCCGCGGCGGTGTAAATAGGCGTCAGGACCATCGCCAGTACAAACGACCCAACGCTCAAAGCAAATATTTTTGTCAGTTGCTCCGTAATTTCAGCAATCGTCAGCTGGTCTACCACCTTAGTTTCCCCTCGCTTTCAGTTTCATGTAATCGATCATCCAGTTAGAAATATCAGTAAAAATTGGCCCTGCTGCTGTCGTACCGGCATAGCCAGGAAGCTTTGAGTCTTTTACCTGCACCATTATGACATACTTCGGCTCAGTATCACCACCAAACCCAACGTAGCTCCCAATTGAATTAGCATCGGTGTATCTCCCTGTTGCCGGGTCAATAATCTCTGAGGTGCCCGTTTTTCCACCAACAAAATAGCCGCGGTCATTTCCCCCAAGCACACCTGCTTGCCGCGCCCGGTAGATCATATCCCTCAGCGTCGTCGAAACTTCTGGCTTCAAAACATTTTGCTTTACCACTTTTGGCGTTTCCTGCTTCACTGCGCCATCGGCACTCCGTGTGCCAGCAATCAAGTGTGGCTTGTAGTAGGTACCGCCATTGACTGCTGCCGAAAAAGCGGCTGCTACCTGCACCATTGTCAGGTCCATCCCCTGCCCAAATGTCATGTTGGCGTACCGAACATTGTTACCTTGTACATCAGTTGGTGGAATAACCACTCCGCGAGATTCTGCCGCCTGCTCGATACCAGTTTTCTTACCAAACATATAGTGATTGGTAAAGTAATCGTAAATAACATTGCGTGCCTTACGGTTGTAGCTGCCGTCGCCTAACTGCTGCATGATAAACACTACCCCTGTATTCAACGAGTACTGCAGGATATCAGTCATCGTGGCAGCCGGGCTGATTGGATCTTCTTCGACGTTCCGTATGATTCTATCTTCTACCTTTACGAAGCCTGGATTATTGAAAGTGGTGTGTGGAGTTACTACGCCCGTATCGAGGCCTACACCAACTGTCAGTGCCTTGATGACCGACCCAGCTTCATACGGCTCGCTAACTACATTGTTTTGAAACAGCCGATAATCTTCAACTTCGTAATATTTTTCTGGATTATAAGTCGGGAAATTAGCCATCGCCTTCACCGCTGCGGTTTTCGGATCCATCACAATAACGCTGCCTTTTGTTGCCCCTGCGCGTTTTAATCCGACTTCAAGGGCGGTTTCAGCATAGGCCTGAATATTGCGGTCGATGGTCAACACTAGATCATCGCCATTTTTAGCTGGCTTTCGGATGTCTTCACGACCAATAGTTAGCGGAATACGGCGCACATCAGTTACAGCTTGCAGTAAGCCGTCTTCGCCCTTAAGGCGGTCGTTAGCAGCCTCTTCAATGCCATACTGCCCTTTACCCTCACTGTTAACATACCCAAGCAATTGGGCCGCTAAACTGCCTTCTGGATACACGCGCCGATCACTTTCTTGCAAACCAACACCGGCTATCTCTTCTTTTTTTAGAAGCTCAGCTTGTTTACGGGTCAATTGGCGCGCCAGCACCGTGTAGCGAGACTGCTTGCTAGTTAAGCCGTCTTCAAAATCTTTTACCACCGTGCCGCCGGCAATTCTTCGTATGACTTCACTAATTTTACGCGGGTCTTCCACTTCGTGCGGGTCGGCATACGCTGTATACACCGGCTCATTGAGCACTAATGGCACCAAATTCTGGCCATCATGCGCATAAACTTTGCCCCGTTTAGCGGGAATTGTGAGCCGAGCCACCTGCTCTTTTTCAGCCTCTTCTCGGTAATGGGCGTGTTGAAGAATCTGTAAATTAAACAGCTGGCCGACAAAAATCACCACTAACACAAGCAGTCCTGTTGCCAGGACCCTTGATCGACTACTCTTCTGAAAACTAAGACTCATGATTCACTATTGTACGCGCTAATTACGAGCGGTTTCAACATTTGCCGGTGTAGTCATGCCCTGCGCAACGCTGCTTGATTCAACGCGCTCGAGCGCCTGCAAGCGGGCGTTTTCAACCTCAAGATCGCTCTTTTGGCTCATTAGTTCAGCCCGTTTTTGATCAAGATCGCTCAGCTCGTACCCATATGTACTGGTTTTGGTGATTTGGGTTAAGTATATGAGGCCAAGCACGGCGATCATGAGAGCTACCAGCACGGTATGAGTAACAGGGCCGAGCTTTGCACTTGGGCGAAAAGCCACGGTGTTTTGGTTCCGGCGCCATTGATGCTGGGAACGATTGCTTGCAAGTACGGCATTACGATTATAAGACATGTGGTGCTATCTTTATTTTATTAGTGTTTATTTTTTCTTGGTGGTGGCTCGCCCTTTGTTCGGGCAAGCCACCCTGTTTTTTAGACGCGTCTACCCGCGAGTAACGGTGATTTTAGTGGCGCGTGACTTGTCAACAACTACGATTGGCATAACAAGTCCTTTCTTTTTTATATTTTTATTTTCACTGCGGCGCGAAGCTTTGCACTTCGCGAACGCGGATTGTGAACGTCGTCGGTGGCACCTAAGATTGGTTTTTTCGTCAGTAACTTGAGCTCGGCTTCATACCCAGCGGCATCAGCTTCAGCGAAGTATCGCTTTACCAGCCTATCTTCTAGGCTATGGAAACTAATCACCCCTACCCTGCCGCCAGGGGTAAGTAACTGCGGCAATAAGGGCAAAGTTGACTCTACTTGCTCGAGCTCGTTATTGAGCGCAATCCGGAGTGCTTGAAAGGTACGCGTAGCCGGATGTATCTTGTGATACCCGCCACGATAAGTCTTGGCAATAACAGTTGCGAGTTCGGCTGTTGTATGGTGCGGACGCGACCGAATAATGGCCTCGGCAATACGCCCAGCCATACGCGGCGGTTCTTCACCGTAGCGAACAATAATGTTGACTAGCTGCTCTTTTGAGAACGTATTTACCAGGCGCTCAGCGGTAAGCTGTTCGCGTTGGTCCATACGCATATCTAGCGGTCCATTATGTTGGAAGGAAAACCCTCGCTCTGCTCTGTCAAGTTGCGGTGACGACACCCCCAAATCAACAAGCACAATATCAAATGTTTCGCCGGCCTCAACCAGTTGCTGAGCGGCAGTTTTAAAATCGGTATGCAAAAGACGCGCACCTTGCTGCGCCAGAGGCTGCAGCTCGGAAATCGCCATCTCATCACGATCAACCAGCGTCGCTAAATGAGCATCGCCAATTGCCGCAATGAACGCACGCGCATGACCGCCATAGCCAGCAGTAAGGTCGAGGTATTTCTCGCCCTTTTGTGGCTGCAGCACGTCGAGCGTACTTTTAAGCAAGACCGGAATGTGGAGTTGTTGTGGTGGATGTTGTTTTCTCATAGTCGAGGTCACCTATCTGGTAGTCAGTATGTTTGTTTTTGTGCGAAAATATTTTTGTTTTTGTGGTGTTGCCTTTTTGTGTCGTTAGTAAGGGCTGTTACAGAAACAACTCGAAAGTAGAACACAAGGGAAGGCAACAAGTGAGAGACTTATGTGTGAGGTGGAGTTTTTTGGGAGGTGTTTTAAGTAAGGTTCCACGACCATTTTATAGGTGGCGGCCGTTTTCGTCCACCACTGACTACCAGATAGCTGACCTCGAGAGTCATTCCTAAAGTTTCGCTATCTGTTTTTACCAAATTGTGAAGGTGCGATTTTGAACGCTAGCCAGCGATTATTCGCCAGTACGCCCCTGCCCTAACTGCCCGGACCGTTTTATCGATATGGGCATACTCGAGCAAATGCTGCTCGATAGTGACACGCCCCTGCTTCATATCGAGCGAGGCTTCGGTCTTGCCCATCCGGAACTTAACGTTCAGATCGGCGATTTTTTCATCGAGGATACTGCCGGTTAAGGCTGGTTCGACTTCTTTGTCCCACACCTGTTTTGGATATAAGTGGAGGTAGTCGCCGAACCCTTGGGTTAACACGACTCCGCTCGCAAACTCAGCCCGAAGTTCCGCCGGTATAGTTAACCGACGCTTTTCGTCAAGCTTGCGTTCGAAATAATCGAGTGTGGCCATTGGTTCCTTTGATGATTGGTTATTTTACGTTCGTGGTTTTTATTTTTTCTGGTGGTGTTACCCACCGCTACCCACTGAACTCAGTTTAATACCCACCACTACCCACTGCAATACCCAAAAATAGTTTTCCACAACCTCCACTGGGTGGTTATCCACATATTTGTGGATAACATGACTCATTAACAGTATAAAAAGAAATCCACAGCTTTTGATGGCTGTGGATTTCTTTTTATAGTCCCCCTTTTAACCAAATAAGAACGATACTACCTGAGCGTTATAGCGGTCGGTCACCTGAAGTGCTAGCCAACCGGTAAAAACAAAGGCGTTCATAAACACCGATACTAGTAGCGCTGCGTTTTTGAAATCTTCAAAAGCATAGTTCCGCATATCAGCGGTTGGCGCCGCTGCGGCCGTGGTGGTTATTTTTTTAGTTGTGTTTGTCGCTTTTTTTGTGTTTTCTTTCATAATACCTTCATGTTATCATGCTTAAGCTTAAATGTCAACCATTATATACTATTCTGGACGATTTAGCTTGCCTATGATTTGAAATTGAACTTGAGATAGGCTACACTATGGATGTCTTATCGATTTGATTTTGGAGGAGTTATGGCTCGTCTGACCGTTCCTGTGATTAAGGTGAACCAAGCAACGCCAGAACAGGCAATTACTACTTTCCTCTCACGCGTACAGCAGTTCGTGCAGGATAATGGTCTCCGTGCTGGTGCCGAATTTTCGGTAGCAGCTCAAGTTGAGGAGGTCGAGACGAGTAGGATAATCTTTCATCTTGGCTTTAGCGACATCACTCGGTACGGTGTAATGTTTGCAGGGTGGAGGCGTGACAAGATTGGCCGCGAGACCTTTGGGTTTACGGTTGCCTAAGATACTGAACGGGGTACGAAATGGGTCGCCGAGCGGTCGAAGAAATCGTCGAACTAACATCAGCCAGCTTAGAACAAAATTTCGAGCTCATCCTGACTGCCGCCACGAATAAACTTAAGAACCTGCCGAGTGACCGGCGTGTGGAATGCGTTGTCCAAGTTACCGGTAAGCGAATCGATCATTTCCATTGCCATCAACTTGGCGTCCAGACCAATGAAACCAGCCAGCTAATTTTTGTGAGCTGTGATCATAGGGAGTATAGTAGCTTTGGCTTTGTTCGAAAATAGCTTTTACGGTGCTGTCCCAAAACGGGTCAGCGCCATTATTTTTTATCCCTCAATCGCTTGACTACAAGCGCAAACCAGGCCGCGCTTTTACGTGGCGTCCGCGCGCCAGTTTTGTAGTCAACCGCAAATAAACCAAATCGTGGCCATTTGCCATACGCCCATTCAAAATTATCCAGCAAGCTCCAATGCAGGTAACCAAGCAGCTTAACGCCACTAGCCTGTGCTTTATGTAGGGCAAGCAACGTTTGGGTAATCCACCACTGTCGATGCTCATCTTTTTCGTCGGCCAGGCCATTTTCAGTAATCATAATTGGCACACCAAAATTGACATACAAGCGTTCCACGACGTCCTGAATCTTGTCGGGTTCCATCGCCCAGCCTAGATCGCTTAGCTTGTCTTCGGGGTTGTGTGCTCGGTAGCCGTAATAGCGATTCGCAAAATAGTAGTTCAGACCAATCCAATCAAGATGCCGACGCGTCAGCCGTAAGAAAAGATCATCGCCTTTCTGTGCGAGCTGTGCTGTCAGCCGCGTGAGCCAGGCGTCATCACCTGGGTAATGGTGAGCGGCATTTGTACTCAAGCCTACCTTAAACCGCCGGCTCATACCATGCGCGAGCTTAGCAACTTTTTTATGCGCTGCCACCAAGTTCAGATACACTTTTAGTGCCGGCCACTTGCTGGTTTTATTGGGCGGCCATGACCCATCGCGCCACCCCTGGTACACATATACCTCGGGTTCGTTCATCGTGATCACATAGCGCACGTGTTGGCCCAGTTCGCTCAGTACTTTTTCAGCAAACCGAACAAAATATTTATTGTTAGCCCGTTTTTCAAACCCCCCTTTTTCTTCGAACCATGCCGGTAACGTAAAATGAAATAACGTCATGATCGGTTCGATTTCTTTGGCTTTTAGCGCGGCAATATATTCTTTATAAAAAGTAATACCTTCCGGGCTCCACTTGCCTTCTTCTGGTTCGATCCGTGACCATTCAATACTAAAACGGAAGGCATTCATGTGCATTTTCTTTAGCAGTCTGAAATCTTCTTCATAGTTATGAAAGTGATCAACAGCTTTGCCAGATATGTAATTGTCAGGATTAGTTGCCTGTTGCTGTATTTCGTCCCACCGTGGCAACCAGGTTTGTTTATATTCGGCCTGTTTTGCCAGGCTCTTGGCATTCTCGAGTTCCCAACGGGTCCATTGATTGTCTGTGCCGCCTTCAACTTGATGGGCGCTAACTGACGTGCCCCATAAGAATTTTTTAGGAAATTGTAACGGTAATTGTTTCTGGCTCATGTTTTACTATTATACCGCTTCCTGCCGTCTTGAGGTACAATGGTGGATATGTTCGGACTCGTATTCCGCCTACTATGGCGGTTGTTGGTGTTTATTATTGCGGTTGTCACCGCGTACGCAACCTTTTTTCTGCTGGTGCCAATTTTAGATGGCAAGATTCCCCTGCTTGGTATTTTGATTATTATCTATATCTGGATTGCCTATGTGGCTATTCCTGGCTTAATGCGGGTGTGGCGAATTGCGATTAAACCGAATCATATTCCACTCTACGCCACCACCTCTGATGGTTGGCCGTCGGATCCGGTCAATATTGCTGTTGTATGCCGCTCTGAAAAGCAGCTGATCCGCAGCATGGAAGCCGCCGGTTGGACGATCGCCGATAAAGTGACCTTAAAATCGGCGGTTATTATGGCCTGGGCCACAATATTCAATCGCCCCTACCCTGCCGCTCCATTTAGTAGCCTGTATCTTTTTGGGCGACGCCAGGATATCGGTTTTCAGATCCAGGAAGGCACGCCGCCAACGCCCCGACACCGCCACCATATTCGTCTATGGCGGTTGTCCGACGAACATCAACCTCACGCTCATCAATCATTCTGGGAAAAGGTTTTTCGAGGTTTGGTGCAGGGTCGTCGTGAAATCTGGATTGGCGCTGCCACCCATGACATCGGGCCGTTTGCGATTCGTATGCGCAACTTCCAAATTACACACCAGATTGATAGCGATACTGAGCGCGAGCGTGATTTTGTTATTAGTACTCTGCAGGCAGCCGATAAGCTACGCGATACCACTATTGTAACTGCTGGCGAACAGCTAGCTTTCCGCGGGCAAACCTTTGGCGTCAATATCATTACTGATGGCACGCTCAAGGTAGTGCAACTGGGTCAGCCGCTATTTTCTAAATTAAAGAAATAATCAATGTCCAACTATTTTAGGTAAGCGCATAAGTTGACTTTACGAAACACCGGCGTACTGTCTTATCTCGTGCTCAGATACTAAGCCCATCAGGTAAAGGACGCTGATCAGGCGCTTTTCGTGGTCGGTATCGCCGGTTAACAGGCCCTCGGTTGCCTCTTGATCCAAGACAGTGAGTGAGCGACCCTCGGGAAAAGTACGGGCTGTCATGCTGTTCATAAAGGCCAGCCGCGCCGAACTATAAGCGGGAGGTTCGGCTTCACCCTGCGGCTGATGCTGCACCTTAACACTGGCAACATACAACCGGGACACGGGCAAGTCGCGTTGAAGGACGTATTTGTACCCTTCGGTATAAATAACACTTTTCGCCGTCAAAAGTTCAGCAAAGTCTTCGGCGGTCATATAGCCATTTCTATATTGGGCTTCAAAGACAGTGTGCATTTGGTGCAGAAATGGCTCACCGGCCTTTTGTTTATCATAAACATACGACAATTCGTGCGAGATTTCATAGGTCAACCCTGGCAGCGGTTGTCGCTCGGAGTCAATTTGGCTGTGTAGCGCTAGCCTTTGGATATACGGATCGCCATGCTTTGGGGTAATTTGGCGCGCCTGCACCAGTCTTACTGTGCCTTCGTTCGTCACCTTACGTTCCTGAGCAGCGTCTTCGGG is from Verrucomicrobiia bacterium and encodes:
- a CDS encoding LssY C-terminal domain-containing protein, whose amino-acid sequence is MFGLVFRLLWRLLVFIIAVVTAYATFFLLVPILDGKIPLLGILIIIYIWIAYVAIPGLMRVWRIAIKPNHIPLYATTSDGWPSDPVNIAVVCRSEKQLIRSMEAAGWTIADKVTLKSAVIMAWATIFNRPYPAAPFSSLYLFGRRQDIGFQIQEGTPPTPRHRHHIRLWRLSDEHQPHAHQSFWEKVFRGLVQGRREIWIGAATHDIGPFAIRMRNFQITHQIDSDTERERDFVISTLQAADKLRDTTIVTAGEQLAFRGQTFGVNIITDGTLKVVQLGQPLFSKLKK
- a CDS encoding glycoside hydrolase family 1 protein; amino-acid sequence: MSQKQLPLQFPKKFLWGTSVSAHQVEGGTDNQWTRWELENAKSLAKQAEYKQTWLPRWDEIQQQATNPDNYISGKAVDHFHNYEEDFRLLKKMHMNAFRFSIEWSRIEPEEGKWSPEGITFYKEYIAALKAKEIEPIMTLFHFTLPAWFEEKGGFEKRANNKYFVRFAEKVLSELGQHVRYVITMNEPEVYVYQGWRDGSWPPNKTSKWPALKVYLNLVAAHKKVAKLAHGMSRRFKVGLSTNAAHHYPGDDAWLTRLTAQLAQKGDDLFLRLTRRHLDWIGLNYYFANRYYGYRAHNPEDKLSDLGWAMEPDKIQDVVERLYVNFGVPIMITENGLADEKDEHRQWWITQTLLALHKAQASGVKLLGYLHWSLLDNFEWAYGKWPRFGLFAVDYKTGARTPRKSAAWFALVVKRLRDKK